From one Portunus trituberculatus isolate SZX2019 chromosome 8, ASM1759143v1, whole genome shotgun sequence genomic stretch:
- the LOC123501092 gene encoding uncharacterized protein LOC123501092, giving the protein MKESHFLEFLQHFVKHTKCSKEKPVLLLLDNHGSHLSIQGLDFCKVNGITVLSFPPHCSHRLQPLDVSVYGPLKKLVNRACDSWMTTHPGSTMTIYDIPNVVSTAFPLAVTPHNILAGFRAAGISPFNRDIFQDSDFLGAYVTDRPEEDQQETQVFQASEINVQPATNCLDGNDTPRPSTSGLCGKKAPTPEELRPLPKAGPRKGSGMNRRKRSSAILTDTPVKKALEKISKEKCTRQKEPYFQKQRRSNQRNQNVFMVTRKVQMKRTVSVWYAWNLFPKANHKKCGYSV; this is encoded by the coding sequence ATGAAGGAGTCACATTTTTTGGAGTTTTTACAACATTTTGTAAAGCACACTAAATGTTCTAAGGAAAAGCCAGTTCTTTTGTTATTAGACAATCACGGCTCGCATTTGTCCATACAGGGCCTTGATTTTTGTAAGGTCAATGGCATCACTGTCCTTTCATTTCCACCACACTGCTCACACAGGCTGCAGCCACTTGATGTTAGTGTCTATGGACCTCTGAAAAAATTAGTCAATAGAGCATGTGACTCATGGATGACCACACACCCTGGATCTACTATGACCATCTATGACATTCCAAACGTAGTGTCCACCGCTTTCCCACTTGCTGTGACGCCACATAATATTTTGGCTGGGTTTAGGGCTGCTGGAATTTCACCCTTCAACAGAGACATATTCCAGGATTCTGATTTTTTGGGTGCTTACGTGACTGACAGACCAGAGGAAGATCAACAAGAAACGCAAGTGTTTCAGGCCAGCGAAATCAATGTTCAGCCTGCGACAAATTGCCTGGACGGCAATGACACACCAAGACCCTCTACTTCTGGACTCTGTGGGAAGAAAGCCCCAACTCCTGAAGAACTGAGACCATTGCCTAAAGCTGGTCCCAGGAAGGGAAGTGGAATGAACAGGAGGAAACGCTCTTCTGCCATTCTGACTGACACTCCAGTGAAAAAGGCACTAGAAaagatatcaaaagaaaaatgcacAAGACAAAAAGAACCTTATTTccagaagcaaagaagaagcaATCAAAGAAATCAAAACGTGTTCATGGTGACGAGGAAAGTTCAGATGAAGAGGACAGTCTCTGTTTGGTATGCATGGAACCTTTTTCCAAAAGCAAACCACAAGAAGTGTGGATACAGTGTATAA
- the LOC123499819 gene encoding uncharacterized protein LOC123499819 — protein MLKNTRLLLFQGVYLLLLPLSPLLMPSLLRHSALPRKLLLLLLLFRRLERATSVEVGDTFGLFALLVNLSVDNVARRDTSPKSACREMVGNQEGSPLLLLLRRWLRNHSPNAVITVLIVLQMTLQYWLLLVLLDVPPFLKSFNGHSLPSWLTSPGPVLLRKFVRTSKSDPLVEEVDLESATPHYAHIRYPDGRQSTVSTKDLAPTPRDPNPVHVPCSRRPPELPVHVPVTPLLMSVLPIKTLGGSTTLRLITRSLRASQMTVQLKLFCHPHLLESNL, from the exons ATGCTGAAGAATACTCGTCTCCTACTGTTCCAGGGAGTCTACCTACTGCTGCTCCCGTTATCGCCACTACTGATGCCGTCTCTGCTACGCCACTCAGCCCTACCTCGCaaacttctgctgctgctgctgctgtttcgaAGGTTGGAACGTGCTACTTCTGTGGAGGTAGGAGACACCTTCGGTCTCTTTGCCCTGCTCGTCAATCTGAGTGTCGACAATGTGGCAAGACGGGACACTTCGCCAAAGTCTGCATGTCGCGAAATGGTTGGAAATCAAGAAGGATCTcctctacttctgctgctgcggCGCTGGCTTCGGAATCACTCGCCCAACGCTGTGATCACTGTGCTCATAGTCCTGCAGATGACTCTCCAGTACTGGCTTCTGTTAGTACTCCTCGATGTTCCACCATTCCT GAAATCTTTTAACGGTCATTCATTACCATCTTGGCTTACGTCGCCCGGACCAGTGTTGCTGCGGAAATTCGTCCGCACCTCTAAATCTGATCCATTAGTGGAAGAGGTCGACCTTGAGAGCGCGACACCTCATTATGCCCATATACGCTACCCGGACGGACGACAATCTACGGTCTCCACTAAGGATCTCGCTCCTACTCCAAGAGATCCAAACCCAGTTCACGTGCCCTGTAGCAGGAGACCGCCGGAGTTACCAGTTCACGTACCAGTGACCCCACTTCTGATGAGTGTACTACCGATCAAGACTCTGGGAGGATCAACTACCCTACGCCTGATAACAAGGAGTCTAAGGGCATCACAGATGACTGTACAGCTGAAACTCTTCTGCCACCCTCACCTACTAGAGTCGAACCTTTGA